The Oscillospiraceae bacterium genome has a segment encoding these proteins:
- a CDS encoding Lrp/AsnC family transcriptional regulator: MMDELLSLIKENPRLTNAELAAALDRDEAQVAQQVRQYEADGVIKGYCAILDKEKAGDETVTALIEIKVQPKFGHGFDDIARRIAALEEVESIFLMSGGYDLCCLVTDKSFQEVSMFVASRLSPMEDVVSTATHFILKKYKEQGMLFAQKNTDDRGNISL; the protein is encoded by the coding sequence ATGATGGATGAACTGTTAAGTTTAATCAAAGAGAATCCTCGCCTGACCAATGCAGAGTTGGCGGCGGCGCTGGATCGGGACGAAGCGCAGGTGGCACAGCAGGTGCGCCAATATGAAGCGGACGGCGTGATCAAAGGCTATTGCGCCATTTTGGATAAGGAGAAAGCCGGGGACGAAACGGTGACTGCACTGATCGAGATCAAAGTGCAGCCCAAGTTCGGTCACGGCTTTGACGATATTGCCCGGCGCATTGCGGCGCTGGAAGAAGTGGAGAGCATTTTCCTGATGAGCGGTGGGTATGACCTGTGCTGCCTGGTGACGGACAAGTCCTTCCAGGAGGTGTCCATGTTCGTTGCCAGCCGCCTGTCGCCCATGGAAGATGTGGTGTCTACCGCCACCCACTTTATCCTAAAGAAGTATAAAGAGCAGGGCATGCTCTTTGCACAGAAGAATACGGACGATCGGGGGAATATTTCTCTGTGA
- a CDS encoding aminotransferase class I/II-fold pyridoxal phosphate-dependent enzyme: MNPALCNVKPSGIRKFFSIAEEMDNVISLGVGEPDFLTPWHIRREGIDSLDRGATRYTANAGLLSLRQEICAFYARRYHLQYRAENQVLVTVGGSEGIDMAIRTLVCPGDEVLVVEPSFVCYKPLVEVSGGVAVPLVTKEEDRFRLTAAALEAAITPKTKLLVFPYPNNPTGAVMRREDLEPICRVLQKHKIYVLSDEIYSELTYGGADHTSIAAMPGMAERTVVINGFSKTYSMTGWRLGYALGPAPIIQQMTKLHQFAIMSAPTTSQTAAIEALRHGDGDIDKMRRDYDMRRRFTVHAFREIGLPCFEPEGAFYLFPCIQSTGLSSEEFCERLIYSKRVAVVPGNAFGDCGEGFIRVSYCYSIENIKEAVTRIGEFVKELEDEHDR; encoded by the coding sequence ATGAATCCCGCTCTTTGCAATGTAAAGCCCAGCGGTATCCGCAAGTTCTTTTCCATTGCGGAAGAGATGGATAACGTGATTTCCCTTGGCGTGGGCGAGCCGGACTTTTTGACCCCCTGGCATATCCGCCGAGAGGGGATCGACTCCTTAGACCGGGGCGCTACCCGCTACACTGCCAACGCCGGGCTGCTGTCCCTGCGGCAGGAGATCTGTGCCTTCTATGCCCGCCGGTATCATTTGCAGTACAGGGCTGAAAATCAGGTACTGGTGACAGTTGGCGGCTCCGAAGGCATTGATATGGCCATCCGCACATTGGTGTGCCCCGGTGATGAGGTGCTGGTGGTGGAGCCGTCCTTTGTGTGCTACAAACCGCTGGTAGAGGTTAGCGGCGGTGTGGCTGTGCCGCTGGTAACGAAGGAAGAAGACCGCTTCCGTCTGACGGCTGCCGCACTGGAAGCCGCTATTACGCCTAAGACCAAGCTGCTGGTGTTCCCATACCCCAACAATCCCACCGGTGCGGTGATGCGCCGGGAGGACTTGGAGCCAATTTGTCGAGTGCTGCAAAAGCACAAGATTTATGTGCTGTCCGATGAGATTTACAGCGAGCTGACCTACGGCGGTGCGGACCACACCTCCATTGCTGCCATGCCCGGCATGGCAGAGCGCACGGTGGTTATCAACGGTTTTTCCAAGACCTATTCCATGACCGGCTGGCGCCTGGGTTATGCACTGGGGCCTGCACCTATTATTCAGCAGATGACCAAGCTGCACCAGTTTGCCATTATGTCCGCCCCCACCACCAGTCAAACGGCTGCCATTGAGGCCCTGCGCCATGGGGACGGGGACATTGATAAAATGCGCCGGGATTATGATATGCGCCGCCGCTTTACCGTGCACGCATTTCGTGAGATCGGGCTGCCCTGTTTTGAGCCGGAGGGAGCGTTTTATTTGTTCCCTTGCATTCAATCCACCGGCCTTAGCTCCGAGGAATTTTGCGAGCGGCTCATTTATTCCAAGCGGGTGGCTGTGGTGCCCGGCAACGCCTTTGGCGACTGCGGCGAGGGCTTTATCCGCGTGTCTTACTGCTATTCTATTGAGAACATTAAAGAGGCTGTCACCCGTATCGGTGAATTTGTGAAAGAATTAGAGGACGAGCATGACCGTTAA
- the ispE gene encoding 4-(cytidine 5'-diphospho)-2-C-methyl-D-erythritol kinase, whose translation MTVKRVEVLAYAKINLMLDIIRRRTDGYHDLFMIMQSVGVADRVTVEREPGRKLRLTASMDDIPLDDKNIAWKAAALFFKTTGLRCPGLHIHLEKHIPHAAGLAGGSADGAAVLVALNRLMGTDLSTDQLCAMGVQIGADVPFCIVGGTCLAQGIGEVLSPLKPMPSCHIVLAKPDFGVNTGKAYGLFDTNGKTHNADQLGMLTAVQNRDLPAICGKLENVFEQFVEVPGRIEMKEVLRAAGAAGVCMSGSGPTLFGIFTDKAQALAAAQDLAPFAKDIAVTKPVRQGCKIVDVIEA comes from the coding sequence ATGACCGTTAAACGCGTAGAAGTGCTGGCGTATGCCAAGATCAACTTAATGCTGGATATTATCCGTCGCCGCACCGACGGCTACCATGATCTGTTTATGATTATGCAGAGCGTGGGCGTGGCCGATCGGGTGACTGTGGAGCGTGAGCCGGGGCGCAAGCTGCGGCTGACTGCCAGTATGGATGATATTCCCCTGGACGATAAAAATATTGCATGGAAAGCGGCCGCTTTGTTCTTTAAGACCACCGGGCTGCGCTGTCCGGGACTGCATATTCACTTGGAGAAGCACATTCCCCACGCAGCGGGTCTGGCCGGCGGCAGTGCAGACGGTGCGGCGGTGCTGGTAGCTCTGAACCGGCTGATGGGCACGGATTTATCTACGGACCAGCTGTGCGCCATGGGCGTGCAGATCGGTGCGGATGTGCCCTTTTGCATTGTAGGCGGCACTTGCCTTGCACAGGGAATTGGCGAGGTGCTCAGTCCCTTAAAGCCTATGCCGTCTTGTCATATTGTACTGGCAAAGCCGGACTTTGGCGTGAATACCGGCAAGGCCTACGGTTTGTTTGACACCAATGGCAAGACCCATAATGCGGACCAGCTGGGTATGCTCACTGCGGTGCAGAATCGGGATCTGCCTGCCATTTGCGGCAAGCTGGAAAATGTGTTTGAGCAGTTTGTGGAGGTGCCCGGTCGTATTGAGATGAAAGAAGTGCTTCGTGCAGCCGGTGCAGCAGGTGTTTGTATGAGTGGCAGCGGGCCAACCCTTTTTGGCATTTTCACTGACAAAGCACAGGCCCTGGCAGCGGCACAAGATTTGGCACCTTTTGCCAAGGATATAGCCGTCACCAAGCCGGTGCGGCAAGGCTGCAAAATTGTAGATGTCATAGAGGCTTGA
- a CDS encoding metallophosphoesterase, with translation MYWILPVILAAVVLFLVFAYNQNNRPDITAYDMSAPGAPPCTVVHLSDLHSKPSARILNETAAQKPDIICITGDYINDKNRNRQKMLDYGRQLVQLAPVLYIPGNHERRLADFDTLMHELSAIGFHVLTDKIETVKGITFLGLDENQASFEAYRQRKAGTFHYRDSSALFARLAEHPGYKIVLCHYPENFAAVAENNYRQYDFDLQLSGHAHGGQWILPGIGPVFSPGQGLRPQYARGSFGERPRLIVSRGIGNAEFPLRLFNHPEIIVLHLNPTRE, from the coding sequence ATGTATTGGATTCTTCCCGTAATCCTTGCCGCGGTGGTGCTGTTTCTGGTCTTTGCCTATAACCAGAACAACCGCCCGGATATAACCGCATACGATATGTCGGCTCCCGGTGCGCCACCCTGTACGGTGGTGCACCTGTCAGATCTGCATTCCAAGCCCTCCGCTCGTATTTTAAACGAAACAGCCGCCCAAAAACCGGACATCATCTGCATTACCGGCGATTATATCAACGACAAAAATCGAAATCGCCAAAAAATGCTGGACTACGGACGGCAGCTGGTGCAGCTGGCGCCGGTGCTGTACATTCCCGGCAATCACGAGCGACGGCTGGCGGATTTTGATACTTTGATGCATGAACTGTCCGCCATCGGCTTTCATGTGCTGACGGATAAGATCGAAACGGTCAAGGGCATTACCTTCCTGGGGCTGGACGAAAATCAGGCCAGCTTTGAGGCCTATCGCCAGCGCAAGGCAGGCACTTTTCACTACCGGGACTCCTCTGCCCTGTTTGCCCGGCTGGCAGAACACCCGGGCTATAAGATCGTGCTGTGCCATTATCCGGAGAACTTCGCCGCCGTGGCAGAAAACAATTACCGGCAGTATGACTTTGACCTGCAACTGTCCGGCCACGCCCACGGCGGGCAATGGATCCTCCCGGGGATCGGGCCGGTGTTCTCCCCCGGTCAGGGTCTGCGCCCACAGTACGCCCGGGGCAGCTTTGGAGAGCGGCCGCGACTGATTGTCTCCCGCGGAATCGGCAACGCCGAGTTCCCCCTGCGGCTCTTTAACCACCCGGAGATCATCGTGCTGCACTTAAATCCAACAAGAGAATAG
- a CDS encoding deoxyguanosinetriphosphate triphosphohydrolase — MDSAIRLRSEENERRILSPKACLAAESRGRLRPEPACEIRTCFQRDRDRIIHCRSFRRLKHKTQVFLAPSGDHYRTRLTHTLEVAQIARTIARALQLNEDLTEAIALGHDLGHTPFGHAGERALNSLCSCGFTHYAQSVRTVEKIEKNGAGLNLTDEVKNGILCHTKGEEAYTLEGQIIRIADKIAYINHDIDDACRAGVMAEEDIPLELRMALGMTKSQRINHMVLDVIENSTDKIRMSSDTYELFCDLHDFMFTAVYTNPVCKGEERKAVDMLTKIYGYYIDHVEEMPEEYVRIAGEDGDERAVCDYIAGMSDTYALKVFNHLFVPMFWHE; from the coding sequence ATGGACAGTGCAATTCGTTTGCGATCGGAAGAAAATGAAAGACGCATATTGTCGCCAAAAGCCTGCTTGGCGGCAGAGAGCCGCGGCCGTTTGCGACCGGAGCCGGCGTGCGAGATCCGCACCTGTTTTCAGCGTGACCGGGACCGGATCATTCATTGCCGTTCCTTTCGGCGGCTCAAGCACAAGACCCAGGTGTTTCTGGCGCCCAGCGGTGATCACTACCGCACCCGCCTGACCCACACCTTAGAGGTGGCGCAAATCGCTCGCACCATTGCCCGGGCGTTGCAGCTGAATGAGGATCTCACCGAGGCCATTGCCCTGGGGCACGATCTGGGGCACACCCCCTTTGGTCACGCCGGGGAGCGGGCGCTGAACAGCTTGTGCTCCTGCGGCTTTACCCACTATGCCCAGAGCGTGCGCACGGTGGAGAAGATCGAGAAAAACGGCGCCGGGCTGAACCTGACCGATGAAGTGAAAAACGGCATTCTCTGCCACACCAAGGGAGAGGAGGCCTACACTTTGGAGGGGCAGATCATTCGCATTGCGGATAAAATCGCCTACATCAATCATGATATTGACGACGCCTGCCGTGCCGGTGTTATGGCGGAGGAGGATATTCCGCTGGAACTGCGTATGGCATTGGGTATGACTAAATCCCAGCGCATCAACCACATGGTGCTTGATGTGATCGAGAACAGTACGGACAAGATTCGTATGAGCTCGGACACTTACGAGTTGTTTTGCGATCTGCACGACTTTATGTTTACCGCCGTATATACCAACCCGGTGTGCAAGGGCGAGGAGCGTAAAGCCGTGGATATGCTGACGAAAATTTATGGCTACTACATTGACCATGTGGAGGAAATGCCGGAGGAATATGTGCGCATTGCCGGTGAGGACGGTGACGAGCGTGCCGTGTGCGACTACATAGCCGGTATGAGCGATACGTATGCACTGAAAGTGTTTAACCACCTGTTTGTGCCTATGTTTTGGCATGAGTAA
- the dnaG gene encoding DNA primase has translation MKTDIEDVISTYVTLKRRGATLVGLCPFHNEKTPSFTVYPATQSFYCFGCGAGGDAITFLKKIENLDYLDAVKTLAQRAGLQMPQEGFDDSLSKRRRRILEMNREAARFYHSVLLSPEGKVGYDYYIGRALSAATINHFGLGFAPNQWDALLKHMRTKGYQPAELVDAGLARKGQKGYYDNFRNRVMTPIIDVRGNVIAFGGRVLDDSKPKYINTGDTLVYKKTNELFALNFAKDSKEDALILCEGYMDVIAMHQAGFTNAVAGCGTALTTEQVRLISRYAKEVILTYDADEAGQKALQKAMTLFDQTDVKVRIPALVGGKDPDEIIRTYGRDKFKGMLEGASNETEFRLLALRRQYNLATTQGKIDFIGGALQILSTLPPVEQDLYVSRLSEELGVERQNMKVQLQDLVARQGNRREKREFNRIVQENMRKTARETMATDASLRKLRAEDRLISLLLRYPDCSRLCKDFDPQWLTPGFAQRVFTLILQRLENGDGTELMDLRDRLTDDEMGRLSGIIARGGESADAKQEFSDCLQTIRAEQQKKQESAAELDDQAFRDLFRHHS, from the coding sequence ATGAAAACGGATATAGAAGATGTGATCTCCACTTATGTGACCTTAAAGCGGCGTGGCGCCACTCTGGTGGGTTTGTGCCCCTTTCATAATGAGAAAACGCCGTCCTTTACCGTGTACCCGGCCACGCAGTCCTTTTACTGCTTTGGCTGCGGTGCCGGTGGGGACGCCATCACCTTCTTAAAAAAGATTGAGAATTTAGACTATTTGGACGCAGTTAAGACCCTGGCCCAGCGGGCAGGGCTGCAAATGCCCCAGGAGGGCTTTGACGACTCCCTGTCCAAACGGCGTCGCCGGATCTTGGAGATGAACCGAGAGGCCGCTCGCTTTTATCATAGCGTGCTGCTGTCCCCGGAGGGCAAGGTGGGCTATGATTATTATATCGGTCGTGCACTGAGCGCCGCCACGATCAATCATTTTGGTTTGGGCTTTGCCCCCAATCAGTGGGACGCATTGCTCAAGCATATGCGCACCAAGGGCTACCAACCGGCAGAACTGGTGGACGCCGGGTTGGCCCGAAAAGGGCAAAAAGGGTATTATGACAACTTCCGCAACCGGGTCATGACCCCCATTATTGATGTGCGGGGCAATGTGATCGCCTTTGGCGGTCGCGTGCTGGATGACAGCAAGCCCAAGTATATCAACACCGGCGACACGCTGGTATACAAAAAGACCAACGAGCTGTTTGCCCTGAACTTTGCCAAAGACAGTAAAGAGGACGCGCTGATTTTGTGCGAGGGCTATATGGATGTGATTGCCATGCACCAGGCCGGGTTTACCAATGCGGTGGCCGGTTGCGGTACGGCGCTGACTACGGAGCAGGTGCGGCTGATCAGCCGCTACGCCAAGGAAGTGATCCTAACCTACGATGCAGACGAGGCGGGGCAAAAGGCACTGCAAAAGGCCATGACCCTGTTTGACCAAACAGATGTGAAAGTGCGCATTCCCGCGCTGGTGGGCGGCAAGGATCCGGACGAAATTATTCGTACCTACGGTCGGGACAAGTTTAAGGGTATGCTGGAGGGCGCGTCTAACGAAACAGAGTTTCGCCTGCTGGCCCTGCGCCGTCAATACAATTTGGCCACTACCCAGGGCAAGATCGACTTTATCGGCGGCGCACTGCAAATCCTATCAACTTTGCCGCCGGTGGAGCAGGATTTGTATGTATCCCGCCTGTCGGAGGAACTGGGTGTGGAGCGGCAGAATATGAAGGTGCAGCTGCAAGACCTGGTTGCCCGTCAAGGCAACAGAAGAGAAAAACGGGAATTCAACCGTATTGTGCAGGAGAATATGCGAAAGACCGCTCGGGAAACGATGGCCACAGACGCCTCCCTGCGTAAGCTGCGGGCGGAGGATCGGTTGATCAGCTTGCTGCTGCGCTATCCGGATTGCAGCCGCCTGTGCAAGGACTTTGACCCTCAGTGGCTGACCCCCGGCTTTGCCCAACGGGTGTTTACGCTGATCTTGCAACGGCTGGAGAATGGTGACGGTACGGAGCTGATGGACCTGCGGGACCGGTTGACGGACGACGAGATGGGTCGCCTGTCCGGTATTATTGCCCGTGGCGGTGAGTCAGCGGACGCCAAGCAGGAATTTTCCGACTGCCTGCAAACCATTCGTGCTGAGCAGCAAAAAAAGCAGGAGAGCGCGGCAGAACTGGACGACCAGGCCTTTCGTGACCTGTTTCGCCATCATTCATAA
- the rpoD gene encoding RNA polymerase sigma factor RpoD, with the protein MSNNELHLPAQQQVSEEKKNAAFKKLVERGKQSGHLSAQEIDNVIVELDLDVDELEKLNEMIDSANISIVDDFSAEALDGIPLEVDLPKETDAAETVATNDNAAMDDPVKVYLKEIGRVPLLTPEEEIELAIRIADNDEKAKKRLAEANLRLVVSIAKRYVGRGMQFLDLIQEGNLGLIKAVDKFDYTKGFKFSTYATWWIRQAITRAIADQARTIRIPVHMVETINKVKKANSQLLHQNGREPTADEISEYLEMPVDKVREIMRVAQEPVSLETPIGEEEDSHLGDFIPDDDALAPADAASMSLLKEQLADVLKTLTPREEKVLSLRFGLEDGNPKTLEEVGKEFNVTRERIRQIEAKALRKLRHPSRSKKLKDFLD; encoded by the coding sequence ATGAGCAACAACGAATTGCATTTGCCTGCCCAGCAGCAGGTGAGCGAAGAAAAGAAAAACGCTGCCTTTAAGAAGCTGGTGGAGCGGGGCAAGCAGTCCGGCCACCTGTCCGCACAAGAGATCGACAATGTAATTGTGGAGCTTGACCTGGATGTGGACGAGCTGGAAAAACTGAACGAGATGATTGACTCGGCCAACATCAGCATTGTAGACGACTTTTCTGCCGAGGCGCTGGACGGTATTCCGCTGGAAGTGGATCTGCCCAAGGAGACGGACGCTGCGGAGACGGTAGCCACTAACGATAACGCGGCCATGGACGATCCGGTCAAGGTGTATTTGAAAGAGATCGGCCGGGTGCCGCTGCTAACCCCGGAGGAGGAGATTGAGCTGGCAATCCGCATTGCGGATAATGACGAAAAGGCCAAGAAGCGACTGGCAGAGGCCAATCTGCGCTTGGTGGTGAGCATTGCCAAACGCTATGTGGGTCGCGGTATGCAGTTCTTGGATCTGATCCAGGAGGGCAACCTGGGCTTAATCAAAGCAGTGGACAAGTTTGACTACACCAAGGGCTTTAAGTTCTCCACCTATGCTACCTGGTGGATCCGCCAGGCGATTACCCGCGCGATTGCGGACCAGGCCCGTACCATCCGTATTCCCGTGCACATGGTGGAGACCATCAATAAGGTAAAGAAAGCCAACAGCCAACTGCTGCACCAAAACGGCCGTGAGCCTACGGCGGACGAGATTTCCGAGTATTTGGAGATGCCGGTAGATAAGGTGCGTGAGATTATGCGTGTGGCCCAGGAGCCGGTATCTTTGGAGACCCCCATCGGTGAAGAGGAGGATAGCCATTTGGGCGACTTTATCCCGGACGATGACGCGCTGGCCCCGGCAGACGCTGCCTCTATGAGCCTGCTCAAGGAACAACTGGCCGATGTGCTTAAGACCCTGACCCCCAGAGAGGAAAAGGTGCTGAGTCTGCGCTTTGGCTTGGAGGACGGAAACCCCAAGACCTTGGAGGAAGTGGGTAAGGAATTTAATGTGACCCGTGAGCGTATTCGCCAGATTGAGGCCAAGGCACTGCGCAAGCTGCGCCACCCCAGCAGAAGTAAGAAATTAAAGGACTTTTTGGACTGA
- a CDS encoding DUF896 domain-containing protein, with protein MKPEEIARINALARKAKTPEGLTPAEKEEQGALRRRYIDSFKRSLVSQLDNTYVVEPNGEKHKLQRNENKGD; from the coding sequence ATGAAACCGGAAGAAATCGCGCGCATTAACGCGCTGGCCCGTAAGGCCAAAACGCCGGAGGGTCTGACCCCGGCGGAAAAGGAAGAACAAGGCGCTTTGCGCCGTCGCTACATTGACTCGTTTAAGCGTAGTTTGGTCAGCCAACTGGATAACACCTATGTAGTGGAGCCGAACGGTGAAAAGCACAAGCTGCAACGCAACGAGAACAAAGGAGATTAA
- a CDS encoding phosphatidylglycerol lysyltransferase domain-containing protein: MLDFKEPKITDKPWVDQCLSHAHSMNCEYTFGNIFVWRTAYVTRICHYKDFLLIRYGRGADIAYSPPVGTGDFADAVRVLQQDAAENGVTLRLLGVTASYKELLEADFPGKFNYTYSDDYNDYIYSVEKMANLSGKKYHGKRGHITYFMKAYPDWQFEVLTPENVGECIALHTSWIDEKDQTEQKEEDAEFSLEFEAVLSAFDNYKALGFVGGLIRVGGKVIAYTMGEPHSKECFVTHFEKAPADMRGAFPIINQVFTQQCLSGYTYVNREEDLGLEGLRKAKQSYHPEIFLEKCVATYVDEN, translated from the coding sequence ATGCTTGATTTCAAGGAACCGAAAATTACGGACAAGCCCTGGGTGGATCAATGCCTGTCCCACGCCCACAGTATGAACTGCGAGTATACATTTGGCAACATTTTCGTTTGGCGCACGGCGTATGTGACCCGCATTTGCCATTATAAGGACTTTTTGCTGATCCGTTACGGCAGAGGGGCAGACATTGCGTATTCGCCCCCGGTGGGCACCGGCGATTTTGCCGATGCGGTGCGGGTGTTACAGCAGGACGCGGCAGAAAATGGCGTCACTTTACGCCTGCTGGGTGTGACCGCCAGCTATAAAGAATTGCTGGAGGCGGATTTCCCGGGAAAATTCAACTACACCTATTCCGACGATTATAACGATTATATTTACAGTGTAGAGAAAATGGCCAATTTGTCCGGCAAGAAGTATCACGGCAAGCGGGGGCACATTACCTACTTTATGAAGGCGTATCCGGACTGGCAGTTTGAAGTGCTCACCCCGGAGAATGTGGGGGAGTGCATTGCCCTGCATACCAGCTGGATTGACGAGAAAGACCAAACGGAACAAAAAGAAGAGGACGCCGAGTTTTCCCTGGAGTTTGAAGCGGTGCTCTCCGCCTTTGACAATTACAAGGCGTTGGGCTTTGTAGGCGGACTGATCCGGGTGGGCGGCAAGGTGATCGCCTACACCATGGGTGAGCCTCACAGTAAGGAATGCTTTGTGACCCATTTTGAAAAGGCACCGGCAGATATGCGCGGGGCGTTCCCCATCATCAATCAGGTATTCACGCAGCAGTGCCTAAGTGGCTATACCTATGTGAATCGGGAAGAAGATTTAGGATTGGAGGGCTTGCGCAAGGCCAAGCAGTCCTATCACCCGGAGATATTCTTAGAGAAGTGCGTGGCCACCTATGTTGACGAAAATTGA
- a CDS encoding GNAT family N-acetyltransferase: MLTKIEFTEDATQIVDLWHRVFGDDEAYIRFFLDNCRHKRCVGAFVGERLVSMLFLLDCTYNGQQGAYVYAVATHPDYRKQGFMQKCIDYSQALDYDFLCLVPAEAYLFDVYAKFGFQSLLFGTAMPAQLDDSWQTAGEQVYFDRRRAWTPTPAVELVDSDYLYRENVLLDGSFYCKDDGIAAVRDGRICEYIQKSGNVLTAEPVGMLWSRRALPPGYFGLYMD; this comes from the coding sequence ATGTTGACGAAAATTGAATTTACGGAAGATGCCACACAGATCGTTGATCTTTGGCACCGGGTGTTTGGGGACGATGAAGCGTATATCCGCTTCTTTTTGGACAACTGCCGCCACAAACGCTGCGTAGGTGCCTTTGTGGGGGAGCGGCTGGTGTCTATGCTGTTTTTGCTGGACTGTACCTATAACGGACAGCAGGGGGCTTATGTGTATGCGGTAGCCACCCACCCGGATTACAGAAAACAGGGCTTTATGCAAAAATGTATTGACTATTCCCAGGCATTGGATTATGATTTTCTATGTTTGGTGCCGGCAGAGGCGTATCTTTTCGATGTGTATGCCAAATTCGGTTTTCAGTCCCTGCTGTTTGGTACCGCCATGCCGGCACAGTTAGACGACAGCTGGCAAACGGCGGGGGAACAGGTGTATTTTGACCGCCGCCGTGCCTGGACACCGACGCCTGCGGTGGAACTGGTAGATAGCGACTACCTGTATCGGGAAAATGTGCTGCTGGATGGCAGCTTCTATTGTAAAGACGATGGGATCGCCGCGGTGCGGGACGGTCGGATTTGCGAATATATCCAAAAGAGTGGCAATGTGCTGACTGCCGAGCCGGTGGGTATGCTGTGGAGCCGCCGGGCGTTGCCACCGGGCTACTTTGGCCTGTATATGGATTAA
- a CDS encoding DJ-1/PfpI family protein, producing the protein MVYVFLADGFELIEALAPVDMLRRAKIGVMTVGIGGSVITASCGVSVTCDISDKAFRFKNVDAIVLPGGMPGTKNLEKSPVVQDAIDKAAERNTLICAICAAPSILGHKGLLNEKEAICFPGFEQELTGATISKKHVVCDGDFITAKGAGVAVDFGLEIVCQLEGREMAANVRKTIQCP; encoded by the coding sequence ATGGTTTATGTCTTTTTAGCGGACGGATTTGAACTGATCGAGGCGTTGGCGCCGGTGGATATGCTACGCCGGGCCAAAATCGGCGTGATGACCGTTGGCATCGGCGGCAGTGTAATCACTGCGTCCTGCGGGGTCAGCGTTACCTGCGACATTAGCGACAAGGCCTTTCGCTTCAAGAATGTAGACGCCATTGTGCTGCCCGGCGGTATGCCCGGTACGAAGAATTTGGAAAAAAGCCCGGTGGTGCAGGATGCCATTGACAAGGCTGCAGAGCGCAACACGCTGATCTGTGCCATTTGCGCCGCACCGTCTATTTTGGGCCACAAGGGTCTGCTTAATGAGAAGGAAGCCATTTGTTTTCCCGGCTTTGAGCAGGAACTGACCGGCGCCACCATTTCTAAAAAGCATGTGGTGTGCGACGGCGACTTTATCACCGCCAAGGGCGCCGGTGTGGCTGTGGACTTTGGGCTGGAGATTGTGTGCCAGTTGGAGGGTCGTGAAATGGCAGCCAACGTGCGCAAGACCATTCAATGTCCGTAA
- a CDS encoding 5-formyltetrahydrofolate cyclo-ligase encodes MSVKGDLRRAFRQRRREKINRAAADAAIARRVLDSSAYGQASVLLGYAALPEEIQTDGILRRALAEGKALYLPRCLDDAGQMAFYRVQALEDLESGSFGVREPSLAAPQYNMDLDGQALCLVPGLCFDGKGYRLGYGKGYYDRFLAKFRGVTLGLCYNDFLQDCLPVGDYDLPVQQIATEDWVFAVEQGAAYE; translated from the coding sequence ATGTCCGTAAAGGGTGACCTGCGCCGCGCATTTCGGCAGCGGCGACGGGAAAAGATAAACAGAGCCGCGGCGGACGCCGCCATTGCCCGCCGGGTGCTGGACAGCAGCGCCTATGGGCAGGCAAGTGTGCTTTTAGGCTATGCCGCCCTGCCGGAGGAGATACAGACGGACGGCATTCTTCGCCGTGCGCTGGCAGAGGGCAAGGCGCTTTATTTGCCCCGCTGTCTTGACGATGCCGGGCAAATGGCCTTTTATCGGGTGCAGGCGCTGGAAGATCTGGAAAGCGGCAGCTTCGGTGTAAGGGAGCCGTCTTTAGCCGCGCCCCAATACAATATGGATTTAGACGGTCAGGCCCTGTGCTTGGTGCCGGGTCTTTGCTTTGATGGCAAAGGGTATCGGCTGGGCTACGGTAAGGGATACTATGACCGGTTTTTGGCAAAATTCCGTGGGGTGACCCTAGGACTTTGCTATAATGATTTTTTGCAGGACTGCCTGCCGGTGGGGGACTATGATCTGCCGGTACAGCAGATTGCTACGGAGGACTGGGTGTTCGCCGTGGAGC